A stretch of the Alosa alosa isolate M-15738 ecotype Scorff River chromosome 16, AALO_Geno_1.1, whole genome shotgun sequence genome encodes the following:
- the LOC125309806 gene encoding uncharacterized protein LOC125309806 codes for MSGICVLCQVGEFFRRIASHLDTEEELHYQDPEENQNPDDVQNPEDVQNPEDVQNPEPQTAEPPGADPADPDAPELTSSLAEGGGAMEAEAELQQLSESLNEAREEAGTLYARCQETVAGMRSALGSHTCLLLELDAAPGLQEVESVVQEVNSALQEVESAVQEVGSALTGLFQGMTSNNGNEKKTGGSLCRQLRRQPANCWRLQERCISCRHALRTECPGVSQQYGELQELVLLVNASRRQCSEVTQVVLRHVEHTLLWANQMTAKHAWVTHITNSTSAPKHIFSISKLALGGGDLSGPDQYRRPGRWRRVYWTLHQSPCLSPPSWTPLTPPSSTTSHKRPWRSLRTQSLQRGRTMNEEHLQTHTHTHTHTLECQNMAATHTLS; via the exons ATGAGTGGcatatgtgtgttgtgtcagGTGGGGGAGTTCTTCCGCAGGATAGCATCTCATCTGGATACAGAGGAAGAGCTGCACTATCAGGACCCTGAAGAGAATCAGAACCCTGATGATGTCCAGAACCCTGAGGATGTCCAGAACCCTGAGGATGTCCAGAACCCTGAGCCTCAGACAGCAGAACCCCCAGGTGCGGACCCTGCTGACCCCGACGCCCCTGAGCTGACCAGCAGCTTGGCCGAGGGGGGAGGGGCCATGGAGGCAGAGGCGGAGCTTCAGCAGCTGAGCGAATCTCTGAACGAGGCTCGAGAGGAGGCGGGGACTCTCTACGCCCGCTGCCAGGAGACGGTTGCCGGGATGCGCTCGGCGCTGG GGTCACACACCTGCCTTCTGCTGGAGCTCGACGCCGCTCCGGGCCTACAGGAAGTGGAGTCGGTGGTGCAGGAAGTCAACTCGGCCCTGCAGGAAGTAGAATCAGCAGTACAGGAAGTAGGCTCCGCCCTGACGGGACTGTTCCAGGGGATGACCAGCAACAACGGAAACGAGAAGAAGACAG GGGGGTCGCTATGCCGACAGCTGCGCAGACAGCCGGCCAACTGCTGGAGACTGCAGGAACGATGCATCAGCTGCAGACATGCCCTccgcacag agtgtcctGGTGTGTCGCAGCAGTACGGGGAGCTGCAGGAGCTGGTCCTGCTGGTGAACGCGTCGCGGCGTCAGTGTTCCGAGGTGACGCAAGTGGTGCTGAGGCACGTGGAACACACCCTCCTCTGGGCCAATCAGATGACGGCAAAACACGCCTGGGTCACCCACATCACCAACAGCACCAGCGCTCCCAAACACATCTTCAGCATCAgcaag CTGGCTCTTGGGGGCGGTGACCTATCAGGACCGGATCAGTATCGGAGGCCTGGCAGGTGGAGGCGTGTCTATTGGACTCTCCACCAATCCCCATGTCTGTCCCCGCCCAGCTGGACCCCGTTGACCCCGCCTTCATCAACTACGTCACACAAGAGGCCCTGGAGGTCTTTAAGAACTCAATCCCTACAGAGAg GCCGGACCATGAATGAAGAgcacctgcaaacacacacacacacacacacacacacacttgagtgtCAGAACAtggctgctacacacacactctcctga
- the LOC125309067 gene encoding clusterin-like protein 1 — protein MRTMRMTVMKTMRSVLLLSLLSVASADQLTPELQHPHLLTRLSAAGRECVIGEIKRALLGVKQLGETLETQQHTHLQLMETLTHCYNKKRGAEQLAQEAGL, from the exons ATGAGGACGATGAGGATGACTGTGATGAAGACGATGAGGAGTGTGTTgctgctctctctgctctctgtggcCAGTGCTGACCAGCTCACGCCAGAACTGCAGCACCCCCACTTACTGACAC gcctctCAGCAGCAGGACGAGAGTGTGTTATTGGGGAGATTAAGAGAGCTCTGCTGGGGGTCAAACAGTTGGGAGAGACGCTGgagacacaacaacacacacacctgcagctcaTGGAAACTCTCACACACTGCTACAACAAGAAGAGG ggtgcgGAACAGCTGGCTCAGGAGGCTGGGCTATGA